The window CAATCCGCTTTCGTGAAGTATCTTCCTGCACGGTTGAGGAGGAGCGATGCCCACGCTGAACTGGATCGGAAAGGAAGCCGTTGTGAAGCACCACAAGGAGGTGCCGTACCGGCTGCTGGAAGCCGATCCGGCGCTTTCCTGCGGAGATGCCGATTCCGGCAATCTGATCGTGCAGGGCGACAACCTGCATGCGCTTAAAGCCCTGCTGCCTCGCTATGCCGGCCAGGTGAAATGCATCTACATCGATCCGCCCTACAACACCGGCAACGAAGGCTGGGTGTACAACGACAACGTGAACAGCCCGGAAATCCGCCGCTGGCTGGGGGAGGTGGTCGGCAAGGAGGGCGAAACGCTGGATCGCCACGATCGCTGGCTGTGCATGATGTACCCGCGACTGGTATTGCTGCGCCAATTCTTGCGAGAAGATGGCGTAATATTTGTTTCCATCGACGACTATGAAATAGCTCGCCTTCGCTTGTTGATGGATGAAGTGTTTGGAACGAGAAATTTTGTTCATGAAATTGTTTGGAAAAATAAATACGGTCCTGGAGCGATGACAAAGGGATTTGGGAATATTCACGAATACATTCTTTGTTACTCTAAAAACCCTCTGTCAAGCATTGAAGCCCATCTCAGTTCAGAAGAAGCTGCAAGATATAAAAACAAGGACGACAAATTCAAAGTAAGGGGAGGGTATGTCACCCAGCCTTTAATGACTAAAAGCAAGGACCCTAGGCCTAACCTCGTATATCCAGTTTACTATAACGGCCACGAGATTTGGCCGGACAAGCAATGGATTTGGGAAAAAAACAGGTTACAAGAAGCAATTAAGAATGATGAGGTTGTATTCAGAAAAAATAAGGGGAAGTGGAGCGTTAGATTCAAGCAATATCTAAAAGACTCGGCAGGAAATATTCGAAAAGCCAAGCCTATCTCGATCTTAACAGGACCCTTCAATCAAGAAGGAACATGGGAGATAGAAGATATTTTTGGCAATAGAAACATTTTTTCAAATCCCAAACCGTCTTCTCTGATTG is drawn from Gammaproteobacteria bacterium and contains these coding sequences:
- a CDS encoding site-specific DNA-methyltransferase; this translates as MPTLNWIGKEAVVKHHKEVPYRLLEADPALSCGDADSGNLIVQGDNLHALKALLPRYAGQVKCIYIDPPYNTGNEGWVYNDNVNSPEIRRWLGEVVGKEGETLDRHDRWLCMMYPRLVLLRQFLREDGVIFVSIDDYEIARLRLLMDEVFGTRNFVHEIVWKNKYGPGAMTKGFGNIHEYILCYSKNPLSSIEAHLSSEEAARYKNKDDKFKVRGGYVTQPLMTKSKDPRPNLVYPVYYNGHEIWPDKQWIWEKNRLQEAIKNDEVVFRKNKGKWSVRFKQYLKDSAGNIRKAKPISILTGPFNQEGTWEIEDIFGNRNIFSNPKPSSLIAYLISMIINGDEDKNCIVMDSFAGSGTTAHAVLKQNAEDGGNRRFILVEMDENIAANVTAERVRRVIEG